A part of Streptomyces sp. NBC_01235 genomic DNA contains:
- a CDS encoding alpha-amylase, which yields MASSRIVSGAVALTAAAAAAAAVLVPGAAYASPPGTKDVTAVLFEWNFASVAKECTNTLGPAGYGYVQVSPPAEHIQGSQWWTSYQPVSYKIAGRLGDRTAFQNMVNTCHAAGVKVVVDTVVNHMSAGSGTGTGGSSYTKYNYPGLYSSADFDDCTSQVTNYSDRWNVQHCELVGLADLDTGEEYVRKTIAGYMNDLLTLGVDGFRIDAAKHIDTADLANIKSRLTDTSVYWKQEVIYGSGEAVQPTEYTGNGDVQEFRYAYDLKRVFNNENLAYLKNYGEGWGYMSGSVAGVFVDNHDTERNGSTLNYKDGANYTLANVFMLAHPYGAPDINSGYEWSDADAGPPNGGAVTACWQDGWKCQHAWPEIKSMVAFRNATRGESVTDWWDNGGDAIAFGRGNKGYVAINHESGSLGRTYQTSLPAGVYCNVQNNTSVTVNSSGRFTATLGADTALAIYAGRSSC from the coding sequence ATGGCAAGCAGCAGAATCGTTTCAGGGGCGGTCGCCCTCACGGCCGCCGCGGCCGCCGCGGCCGCCGTCCTCGTCCCCGGCGCCGCGTACGCCTCCCCGCCCGGCACGAAGGACGTCACCGCCGTCCTCTTCGAGTGGAACTTCGCCTCGGTCGCCAAGGAGTGCACCAACACGCTCGGCCCGGCCGGCTACGGATACGTCCAGGTCTCCCCGCCCGCCGAGCACATACAGGGCTCGCAGTGGTGGACGTCGTACCAGCCGGTCAGCTACAAGATCGCGGGGCGGCTCGGGGACCGTACGGCGTTCCAGAACATGGTGAACACCTGCCACGCGGCGGGTGTGAAGGTCGTCGTCGACACCGTCGTCAACCACATGTCGGCGGGCAGCGGCACCGGGACCGGCGGGTCTTCGTACACGAAGTACAACTACCCGGGCCTCTACTCCTCCGCCGACTTCGACGACTGCACCTCGCAGGTCACCAACTACAGCGACCGCTGGAACGTCCAGCACTGCGAACTCGTCGGCCTCGCGGACCTGGACACCGGTGAGGAGTACGTCCGCAAGACCATCGCCGGGTACATGAACGACCTGCTCACCCTCGGCGTCGACGGCTTCCGCATCGACGCGGCCAAGCACATCGACACCGCCGACCTCGCCAACATCAAGTCGCGGCTGACCGACACGAGCGTGTACTGGAAGCAGGAGGTCATCTACGGCAGCGGCGAGGCGGTCCAGCCCACCGAGTACACGGGCAACGGCGACGTCCAGGAGTTCCGCTACGCCTACGACCTCAAGCGGGTCTTCAACAACGAGAACCTCGCCTACCTGAAGAACTACGGCGAGGGCTGGGGGTACATGAGCGGCTCCGTCGCGGGTGTGTTCGTCGACAACCACGACACCGAGCGCAACGGGTCGACCCTCAACTACAAGGACGGGGCGAACTACACGCTCGCCAACGTCTTCATGCTGGCCCATCCGTACGGCGCCCCGGACATCAACTCCGGATACGAGTGGTCCGACGCGGACGCGGGGCCGCCCAACGGCGGTGCGGTGACCGCCTGCTGGCAGGACGGCTGGAAGTGCCAGCACGCCTGGCCGGAGATCAAGTCGATGGTCGCCTTCCGCAACGCCACCCGGGGCGAGTCGGTCACCGACTGGTGGGACAACGGGGGCGACGCGATCGCCTTCGGGCGGGGGAACAAGGGGTACGTCGCCATCAACCACGAGAGCGGTTCCCTCGGCCGGACGTATCAGACGTCCCTCCCCGCAGGCGTCTACTGCAACGTTCAGAACAACACGAGCGTGACCGTGAACAGCTCGGGCCGGTTCACGGCGACCCTCGGCGCCGACACGGCCCTGGCGATCTACGCCGGCAGGTCGAGCTGCTGA
- a CDS encoding helix-turn-helix domain-containing protein yields MIGTVFRSEDVPAGERFEHWREVVGRTRSSEMASAHAADFWAEGRVMELGPVTVLPLSFLPTRYWRSPKTARRSDPGTYHLTLLLDGALMLDHAGRTDTFGPRDLHLTDGSQPFDLRPTDDRDRSALRGVGVDFPKVLLPLPPHRVRELLGRGLPGREGMGAMLAEFLVALDRQAETLQPSDAARLGTVVLDLLSAWFAQLLEAEAALSPETRRRAMAERIRAFIRQNLHDPELTPPVIAAAHHISLSYLHRIFQQEADGESVAAWIRTQRLEGARRDLAHPSLRATPIHAVGARWGFPRASDFTRAFGAAYGVSPSEYRIQALMKTPA; encoded by the coding sequence ATGATCGGGACCGTCTTTCGGAGCGAGGACGTGCCTGCGGGGGAGAGGTTCGAACACTGGCGGGAAGTCGTCGGTCGGACGCGCTCGAGCGAGATGGCCAGTGCCCACGCCGCCGACTTCTGGGCCGAGGGCCGGGTCATGGAGCTGGGGCCGGTGACCGTGCTGCCGTTGTCGTTTCTGCCGACGCGCTACTGGCGGAGCCCGAAGACGGCGCGCCGGTCCGACCCCGGGACGTATCACCTCACGCTGCTGCTCGACGGAGCGCTGATGCTCGACCACGCCGGACGGACCGACACCTTCGGCCCACGTGACCTGCATCTGACAGACGGCTCACAGCCTTTCGACCTGCGGCCGACGGACGACCGGGACCGCAGTGCCCTCAGGGGAGTGGGCGTGGACTTCCCCAAGGTGCTGCTCCCTCTGCCGCCGCACCGGGTACGGGAGCTGCTCGGTCGGGGGCTGCCCGGGCGGGAGGGCATGGGCGCCATGCTGGCGGAGTTCCTCGTCGCTCTGGACCGTCAGGCCGAGACCCTCCAGCCGTCCGACGCGGCACGCCTGGGTACGGTGGTGCTCGACCTGCTGTCGGCCTGGTTCGCCCAGCTTCTCGAAGCGGAGGCCGCCCTGTCGCCGGAGACCCGCCGACGGGCCATGGCCGAGCGCATCCGGGCGTTCATCCGGCAGAACCTGCACGACCCCGAGCTGACACCCCCCGTGATCGCCGCCGCGCACCACATCTCCCTCAGCTACCTGCACCGGATCTTCCAGCAGGAGGCAGATGGAGAGAGCGTCGCGGCCTGGATCCGCACCCAACGGCTGGAGGGGGCCCGCCGCGACCTCGCGCACCCCTCGCTGCGCGCCACGCCGATCCACGCCGTCGGCGCCCGTTGGGGCTTCCCCCGCGCCTCGGACTTCACCCGCGCCTTCGGGGCCGCCTACGGGGTCTCTCCCAGCGAGTACCGGATCCAGGCGCTGATGAAGACCCCTGCCTGA